A region from the Triticum urartu cultivar G1812 chromosome 1, Tu2.1, whole genome shotgun sequence genome encodes:
- the LOC125525053 gene encoding uncharacterized protein LOC125525053, which produces MDMAPPASAVSFSPRPSTGTTFRPRAASASGSVGAGRVRAAVAPEGGKWWAPLLGWSGRADYIEAAAPAPAMAMAAAEEEKAGRSFVGGLTEEKARQLRARMVETESFHDAMYHSAIASRLARST; this is translated from the coding sequence ATGGACATGGCACCGCCTGCATCCGCCGTCTCCTTCTCCCCCCGCCCATCGACGGGAACGACTTTCCGGCCCCGCGCCGCTTCCGCCTCTGGCTCCGTGGGCGCCGGGCGGGTCCGCGCGGCGGTAGCCCCCGAGGGAGGCAAGTGGTGGGCGCCACTGCTCGGCTGGTCTGGGCGGGCGGACTACATCGAGGCCGCGGCACCGGCGCCGGcgatggcgatggcggcggcggaggaggagaaggCGGGGAGGTCGTTCGTGGGCGGCCTGACGGAGGAGAAGGCGCGGCAGCTGCGGGCGCGGATGGTGGAGACGGAGAGCTTCCACGATGCCATGTACCACTCCGCCATCGCCTCCCGCCTCGCGCGCTCCACCTAG
- the LOC125554513 gene encoding uncharacterized protein LOC125554513 has translation MAMAPSASVVSFSARPSAALRPRAASVTAGAGGRVRAGAPKGGKWWAPLVGWSGRADYMEAAAPTPVVEVEGKTFVGLTEEKARQLRARMSEMESFHDAMYHSAIASRLARST, from the coding sequence ATGGCAATGGCACCCTCAGCATCCGTGGTTTCCTTCTCCGCCCGCCCGTCCGCCGCGCTCCGGCCGCGCGCCGCCTCCGTCACGGCGGGAGCTGGTGGGCGGGTCCGCGCTGGGGCGCCCAAGGGAGGCAAGTGGTGGGCGCCACTGGTCGGGTGGTCTGGACGGGCGGACTATATGGAGGCCGCGGCGCCGACGCCGGTGGTCGAAGTGGAGGGGAAGACGTTCGTCGGCCTGACGGAGGAGAAAGCGAGGCAGCTGCGGGCTCGGATGTCGGAGATGGAGAGCTTCCACGACGCCATGTACCACTCCGCCATCGCGTCCCGCCTCGCCCGCTCCACCTAG